A genome region from Numida meleagris isolate 19003 breed g44 Domestic line chromosome 14, NumMel1.0, whole genome shotgun sequence includes the following:
- the CLTCL1 gene encoding clathrin heavy chain 2 isoform X2 yields the protein MPLLQNLGINPANIGFSTLTMESDKFICIREKVGEQAQVVIIDMSDPTTPIRRPISAESAIMNPASKVIALKAGKTLQIFNIEMKSKMKAHTMAEEVIFWKWISVNTVALVTETAVYHWSMEGESQPQKMFDRHASLAGCQIINYRTDEHQKWLLLIGISAQQNRVVGAMQLYSVDRKVSQPIEGHAAAFAEFKIEGNAKPSTLFCFAVRSPAGGKLHIIEVGQPATGNQPFVKKAVDVFFPPEAQTDFPVAMQIGIKHGVIYLITKYGYIHMYDLESGVCIYMNRISADTIFVTASHEPTSGIIGVNKKGQVLSVCVEEDNIVNYATNVLQNPDLGLRMAIRSNLAGAEELFARKFNTLFAQGSYADAAKVAASAPKGTLRTSDTIRKFQSVPAQPGQASPLLQYFGILLDQGQLNKFESLELCRPVLQQGRKQLLEKWLKEDKLECSEELGDLVKTADPTLALSVYLRANVPNKVIQCFAETGQFQKIVLYAKKVGYNPDWIFLLRSVMRVSPEQGLQFSQMLVQDEEPLANINQIVDVFMENSLIQQCTSFLLDALKNNRPAEGHLQTRLLEMNLIHAPQVADAILGNQMFTHYDRAHIAQLCEKAGLLQRALEHYTDLYDIKRAVVHTHLLNPEWLVNFFGSLSVEDSVECLRAMLSANIRQNLQLCVQVASKYHEQLGTQSLVELFESFKSYEGLFYFLGSIVNFSQDPDVHFKYIQAACKTGQIKEVERICRESNCYNPERVKNFLKEAKLTDQLPLIIVCDRFDFVHDLVLYLYRNSLQKYIEIYVQKVNPSRIPAVVGGLLDVDCSEDVIKNLIMVVRGQFSTDELVAEVEKRNRLKLLLPWLESRIHEGCEEPATHNALAKIYIDSNNNPERFLRENPYYDSRVVGKYCEKRDPHLACVAYERGQCDLELIKVCNENSLFKSEARYLVRRKDPELWANVLEENNPFRRQLIDQVVQTALSETQDPEEVSVTVKAFMTADLPNELIELLEKIVLDNSVFSEHRNLQNLLILTAIKADRTRVMEYINRLDNYDAPDIANIAISNELYEEAFAIFRKFDVNTSAVQVLIEHIGNLDRAYEFAERCNEPAVWSQLARAQLQKDLVKEAIDSYIKADDPSAYMEVVQAANRNDNWEDLVKFLQMARKKARESYVETEFIFAFAKTNRLSELEEFISGPNNAHIQQVGDRCYEEGMYEAAKLLYNNVSNFARLASTLVHLGEYQAAVDSGRKANSTRTWKEVCFACVNGREFRLAQICGLHIVIHADELEELISYYQDRGYFEELIALLEAALGLERAHMGMFTELAILYSKFKPQKMREHLELFWSRVNIPKVLRAAEQAHLWAELVFLYDKYEEYDNAIITMMNHPTDAWKEGQFKDIIAKVANVELYYKALQFYLDYKPLLINDLLLVLSPRLDHTRTVNFFSKVNQLLLVKPYLRSVQNHNNKGVNEALNLLLTEEEDYQGLRASIDAYDNFDNITLAQRLEKHELIEFRRIAAYLYKGNNRWKQSVELCKKDHLYKDAMQYAAESKDVELAEKLLQWFLEEGKQECFAACLFTCYDLLHPDVVLELAWRHKIMDFAMPYFIQVMREYLTKVDNLDASESLRKEEEQVTEPTPIVFGQQLMLTAGPSAVPPQTNFPYGYTAPGFTQPPVYGFNM from the exons CTGGGAAAACACTTCAGATCTTTAACATTGagatgaaaagtaaaatgaaagccCACACCATGGCAGAGGAGGTGATCTTCTGGAAATGGATATCTGTCAATACAGTTGCCTTGGTGACAGAGACAGCAGTCTACCACTGGAGCATGGAGGGAGAATCTCAGCCCCAAAAGATGTTTGACAGGCATGCTAGTCTTGCGGGCTGCCAAATCATCAATTATAGAACTGATGAACATCAAAAATGGCTGTTGTTGATAGGAATTTCAGCACAG CAAAATCGTGTAGTTGGTGCAATGCAGCTGTACTCTGTTGATAGAAAAGTCTCCCAACCTATAGAGGGCCATGCAGCAGCTTTTGCAGAATTCAAAATAGAGGGAAATGCCAAACCTTCCAccctcttttgttttgctgtgaggAGTCCTGCAGGGGGCAAG cttCATATAATTGAAGTGGGTCAACCAGCTACTGGAAATCAGCCATTTGTTAAGAAAGCTGTTGATGTGTTTTTTCCACCTGAGGCACAGACAGACTTTCCTGTGGCAATGCAG ATTGGAATTAAGCACGGTGTTATCTACCTGATCACAAAGTATGGATATATTCACATGTATGACTTGGAGTCTGGAGTTTGCATCTACATGAACCGTATTAGTGCTGACACTATTTTTGTCACAGCTTCTCATGAACCTACCTCAGGCATTATTGGTGTCAACAAAAAAGGACAG GTGCTTTCTGTATGTGTTGAGGAAGACAACATTGTGAACTATGCTACAAATGTTCTCCAGAATCCTGACTTGGGTCTGCGTATGGCTATACGTAGCAATCTAGCTGGTGCAGAGGAATTATTTGCCAGAAAGTTTAACACTCTGTTTGCTCAAGGAAGCTATGCAGATGCTGCTAAAGTAGCTGCATCTGCACCAAAG GGAACTCTACGTACCAGTGATACAATCAGGAAGTTCCAGAGTGTACCAGCTCAGCCAGGACAGGCCTCTCCCTTGCTCCAGTACTTTGGAATATTGCTTGACCAGGGACAGTTGAACAAGTTTGAGTCTCTAGAGCTCTGTCGCCCTGTTTTGCAGCAAGGCCGCAAGCAGCTTCTGGAGAAATGGCTGAAGGAAGACAAG CTGGAGTGTTCAGAGGAGCTGGGAGACTTGGTGAAGACAGCTGACCCAACCCTTGCGCTCAGTGTCTATCTTCGTGCTAATGTGCCAAACAAAGTGattcagtgctttgctgaaacTGGTCAATTCCAGAAAATAGTGCTGTATGCTAAAAAG GTTGGCTATAACCCAGACTGGATCTTCTTGCTGAGAAGTGTGATGAGAGTCAGTCCTGAGCAGGGCCTGCAGTTCTCTCAGATGCTGGTACAGGATGAGGAACCACTGGCTAACATTAACCAG ATTGTGGATGTGTTCATGGAGAACAGTCTTATTCAGCAATGCACATCCTTTCTGTTggatgctttgaaaaataaccGCCCAGCAGAAGGCCACCTACAGACGCGTCTGCTGGAAATGAATTTGATTCATGCCCCACAG GTTGCAGATGCCATCCTTGGAAACCAAATGTTTACGCACTATGATCGTGCTCATATCGCCCAGTTATGTGAAAAGGCAGGCTTGCTCCAGCGAGCTTTGGAACACTACACTGATCTTTATGATATTAAACGTGCTGTTGTTCATACTCATCTCTTGAATCCTGAG tggCTTGTGAATTTCTTTGGCTCTCTCTCTGTTGAAGACTCTGTAGAATGCTTGCGTGCTATGCTGTCAGCCAACATTAGGCAAAACCTACAACTCTGTGTGCAGGTTGCTTCTAAGTACCATGAGCAGCTTGGCACCCAGTCTCTTGTGGAGCTTTTTGAATCTTTCAAAAGCTATGAAG GACTATTCTATTTCTTGGGTTCCATTGTAAACTTCAGCCAGGATCCAGATGTTCACTTCAAGTATATCCAGGCAGCTTGCAAGACTGGTCAGATAAAGGAAGTAGAAAGGATCTGCCGTGAAAGCAACTGCTATAACCCAGAACGAGTGAAGAACTTTCTGAAG GAAGCAAAGCTGACAGACCAGCTTCCTCTCATCATTGTCTGTGATCGATTCGACTTTGTTCATGACTTGGTACTCTATTTATATCGCAATAGCCTGCAGAAGTATATAGAGATCTACGTACAGAAG GTGAACCCCAGCCGTATACCAGCAGTAGTTGGAGGGCTTCTTGATGTGGATTGTTCTGAAGATGTCATTAAGAACTTGATCATGGTGGTTAGAGGCCAGTTCTCAACAGATGAGCTGGTggctgaagtggaaaaaagaaatag GCTTAAGCTGCTGTTGCCGTGGCTTGAATCAAGGATTCATGAAGGCTGTGAAGAACCTGCAACACATAATGCCTTGGCCAAAATCTACATTGACAGTAATAATAATCCAGAGCGGTTCCTTCGTGAGAATCCGTACTATGACAGTCGTGTAGTTGGCAAATACTGTGAAAAGAGAGACCCTCATCTGGCCTGCGTTGCGTATGAGAGGGGCCAGTGTGATCTGGAACTCATAAAG GTATGCAATGAGAACTCACTATTTAAGAGTGAGGCTCGCTATCTAGTACGCAGAAAAGACCCTGAACTCTGGGCAAATGTTCTAGAAGAAAATAACCCGTTCAGGCGACAGCTTATTGACCAG GTTGTCCAAACAGCTTTATCAGAGACACAGGATCCAGAGGAGGTTTCTGTCACTGTGAAAGCTTTCATGACTGCAGACCTGCCGAATGAATTAATTGAGTTACTGGAAAAAATTGTCTTGGATAATTCTGTATTCAGTGAACACAG GAATCTCCAGAATCTGCTGATCCTGACTGCCATTAAGGCTGACCGCACTCGTGTAATGGAATACATTAATCGACTGGATAACTATGATGCCCCAGATATTGCAAACATTGCCATCAGTAATGAACTGTATGAAGAAGCCTTTGCTATATTCAGAAAATTTGATGTTAATACTTCAGCAGTTCAG GTGCTGATTGAGCATATTGGCAATTTAGACCGTGCTTATGAATTTGCAGAGAGATGtaatgagccagcagtatggAGCCAGCTagccagagcacagctgcagaaagactTAGTAAAAGAAGCCATTGACTCCTATATAAAGGCAGACGATCCATCTGCCTACATGGAAGTTGTACAAGCAGCTAATAGAAATG aTAACTGGGAGGACCTAGTCAAGTTCTTGCAGATGGCCAGGAAGAAGGCTAGAGAGTCTTATGTAGagacagaatttatttttgcctttgcaaAAACTAATCGTCTCTCAGAACTGGAGGAATTTATTAGCGGCCCTAATAATGCCCATATACAGCAG GTTGGTGATCGTTGTTATGAAGAGGGTATGTATGAAGCAGCAAAACTACTCTATAACAATGTATCAAACTTTGCTCGCTTGGCCTCTACCTTGGTGCACCTTGGAGAGTATCAGGCAGCGGTGGACAGTGGCCGCAAAGCCAACAGCACAAGGACTTGGAAGGAG GTATGTTTTGCCTGTGTGAATGGAAGAGAATTCCGCTTGGCACAGATATGTGGCTTGCACATAGTCATCCATGCTGATGAACTTGAAGAGCTGATTAGTTACTATCAG gATCGTGGCTACTTTGAAGAACTGATTGCCCTTCTGGAAGCTGCTTTGGGCCTAGAGCGTGCTCACATGGGAATGTTTACTGAACTTGCCATCTTATACTCCAAATTCAAGCCTCAGAAAATGAGGGAACATCTGGAGCTCTTCTGGTCCAGAGTTAATATTCCAAAG gtgctcagagctgcagaacagGCTCATCTCTGGGCAGAACTTGTATTCCTCTATGACAAATATGAGGAGTATGACAATGCAATAATTACTATGATGAATCATCCTACCGATGCCTGGAAAGAAGGACAGTTTAAAGACATAATTGCTAAG GTGGCGAATGTGGAGCTATATTACAAAGCCTTGCAGTTCTACTTAGACTACAAACCTCTGCTGATCAATGATCTTCTGCTTGTATTATCTCCACGACTGGATCACACCAGGACAGTCAATTTTTTCTCAAAG GTTAATCAGCTGCTTCTAGTAAAGCCTTATTTGCGTTCAGTGCAGAACCACAATAATAAAGGAGTTAATGAAGCTCTAAACCTCCTTTTAACAGAGGAGGAGGACTACCAG GGTTTGAGAGCTTCCATTGATGCCTATGACAACTTTGATAACATAACATTGGCTCAGCGTCTGGAAAAGCATGAGTTAATTGAATTTAGGCGAATTGCAGCATACCTGTATAAGGGTAACAACCGCTGGAAGCAGAGTGTGGAGCTATGCAAGAAAGACCATCTGTATAAG gatgCTATGCAGTATGCTGCAGAGTCCAAAGATGTAGAACTAGCAGAAAAGCTGCTTCAGTGGTTCCTGGAAGAAGGCAAGCAAGAGTGTTTTGCAGCCTGCCTTTTCACATGTTACGACTTGTTGCACCCAGATGTAGTCCTTGAGTTGGCATGGAGGCATAAAATCATGGACTTCGCAATGCCTTATTTCATCCAAGTGATGAGAGAGTACCTCACCAAA GTGGATAATCTTGATGCTTCTGAAAGCctcagaaaagaagaggaacaaGTAACTGAACCTACTCCAATAGTATTTG
- the CLTCL1 gene encoding clathrin heavy chain 2 isoform X3: MESDKFICIREKVGEQAQVVIIDMSDPTTPIRRPISAESAIMNPASKVIALKAGKTLQIFNIEMKSKMKAHTMAEEVIFWKWISVNTVALVTETAVYHWSMEGESQPQKMFDRHASLAGCQIINYRTDEHQKWLLLIGISAQQNRVVGAMQLYSVDRKVSQPIEGHAAAFAEFKIEGNAKPSTLFCFAVRSPAGGKLHIIEVGQPATGNQPFVKKAVDVFFPPEAQTDFPVAMQIGIKHGVIYLITKYGYIHMYDLESGVCIYMNRISADTIFVTASHEPTSGIIGVNKKGQVLSVCVEEDNIVNYATNVLQNPDLGLRMAIRSNLAGAEELFARKFNTLFAQGSYADAAKVAASAPKGTLRTSDTIRKFQSVPAQPGQASPLLQYFGILLDQGQLNKFESLELCRPVLQQGRKQLLEKWLKEDKLECSEELGDLVKTADPTLALSVYLRANVPNKVIQCFAETGQFQKIVLYAKKVGYNPDWIFLLRSVMRVSPEQGLQFSQMLVQDEEPLANINQIVDVFMENSLIQQCTSFLLDALKNNRPAEGHLQTRLLEMNLIHAPQVADAILGNQMFTHYDRAHIAQLCEKAGLLQRALEHYTDLYDIKRAVVHTHLLNPEWLVNFFGSLSVEDSVECLRAMLSANIRQNLQLCVQVASKYHEQLGTQSLVELFESFKSYEGLFYFLGSIVNFSQDPDVHFKYIQAACKTGQIKEVERICRESNCYNPERVKNFLKEAKLTDQLPLIIVCDRFDFVHDLVLYLYRNSLQKYIEIYVQKVNPSRIPAVVGGLLDVDCSEDVIKNLIMVVRGQFSTDELVAEVEKRNRLKLLLPWLESRIHEGCEEPATHNALAKIYIDSNNNPERFLRENPYYDSRVVGKYCEKRDPHLACVAYERGQCDLELIKVCNENSLFKSEARYLVRRKDPELWANVLEENNPFRRQLIDQVVQTALSETQDPEEVSVTVKAFMTADLPNELIELLEKIVLDNSVFSEHRNLQNLLILTAIKADRTRVMEYINRLDNYDAPDIANIAISNELYEEAFAIFRKFDVNTSAVQVLIEHIGNLDRAYEFAERCNEPAVWSQLARAQLQKDLVKEAIDSYIKADDPSAYMEVVQAANRNDNWEDLVKFLQMARKKARESYVETEFIFAFAKTNRLSELEEFISGPNNAHIQQVGDRCYEEGMYEAAKLLYNNVSNFARLASTLVHLGEYQAAVDSGRKANSTRTWKEVCFACVNGREFRLAQICGLHIVIHADELEELISYYQDRGYFEELIALLEAALGLERAHMGMFTELAILYSKFKPQKMREHLELFWSRVNIPKVLRAAEQAHLWAELVFLYDKYEEYDNAIITMMNHPTDAWKEGQFKDIIAKVANVELYYKALQFYLDYKPLLINDLLLVLSPRLDHTRTVNFFSKVNQLLLVKPYLRSVQNHNNKGVNEALNLLLTEEEDYQGLRASIDAYDNFDNITLAQRLEKHELIEFRRIAAYLYKGNNRWKQSVELCKKDHLYKDAMQYAAESKDVELAEKLLQWFLEEGKQECFAACLFTCYDLLHPDVVLELAWRHKIMDFAMPYFIQVMREYLTKVDNLDASESLRKEEEQVTEPTPIVFGQQLMLTAGPSAVPPQTNFPYGYTAPGFTQPPVYGFNM; encoded by the exons CTGGGAAAACACTTCAGATCTTTAACATTGagatgaaaagtaaaatgaaagccCACACCATGGCAGAGGAGGTGATCTTCTGGAAATGGATATCTGTCAATACAGTTGCCTTGGTGACAGAGACAGCAGTCTACCACTGGAGCATGGAGGGAGAATCTCAGCCCCAAAAGATGTTTGACAGGCATGCTAGTCTTGCGGGCTGCCAAATCATCAATTATAGAACTGATGAACATCAAAAATGGCTGTTGTTGATAGGAATTTCAGCACAG CAAAATCGTGTAGTTGGTGCAATGCAGCTGTACTCTGTTGATAGAAAAGTCTCCCAACCTATAGAGGGCCATGCAGCAGCTTTTGCAGAATTCAAAATAGAGGGAAATGCCAAACCTTCCAccctcttttgttttgctgtgaggAGTCCTGCAGGGGGCAAG cttCATATAATTGAAGTGGGTCAACCAGCTACTGGAAATCAGCCATTTGTTAAGAAAGCTGTTGATGTGTTTTTTCCACCTGAGGCACAGACAGACTTTCCTGTGGCAATGCAG ATTGGAATTAAGCACGGTGTTATCTACCTGATCACAAAGTATGGATATATTCACATGTATGACTTGGAGTCTGGAGTTTGCATCTACATGAACCGTATTAGTGCTGACACTATTTTTGTCACAGCTTCTCATGAACCTACCTCAGGCATTATTGGTGTCAACAAAAAAGGACAG GTGCTTTCTGTATGTGTTGAGGAAGACAACATTGTGAACTATGCTACAAATGTTCTCCAGAATCCTGACTTGGGTCTGCGTATGGCTATACGTAGCAATCTAGCTGGTGCAGAGGAATTATTTGCCAGAAAGTTTAACACTCTGTTTGCTCAAGGAAGCTATGCAGATGCTGCTAAAGTAGCTGCATCTGCACCAAAG GGAACTCTACGTACCAGTGATACAATCAGGAAGTTCCAGAGTGTACCAGCTCAGCCAGGACAGGCCTCTCCCTTGCTCCAGTACTTTGGAATATTGCTTGACCAGGGACAGTTGAACAAGTTTGAGTCTCTAGAGCTCTGTCGCCCTGTTTTGCAGCAAGGCCGCAAGCAGCTTCTGGAGAAATGGCTGAAGGAAGACAAG CTGGAGTGTTCAGAGGAGCTGGGAGACTTGGTGAAGACAGCTGACCCAACCCTTGCGCTCAGTGTCTATCTTCGTGCTAATGTGCCAAACAAAGTGattcagtgctttgctgaaacTGGTCAATTCCAGAAAATAGTGCTGTATGCTAAAAAG GTTGGCTATAACCCAGACTGGATCTTCTTGCTGAGAAGTGTGATGAGAGTCAGTCCTGAGCAGGGCCTGCAGTTCTCTCAGATGCTGGTACAGGATGAGGAACCACTGGCTAACATTAACCAG ATTGTGGATGTGTTCATGGAGAACAGTCTTATTCAGCAATGCACATCCTTTCTGTTggatgctttgaaaaataaccGCCCAGCAGAAGGCCACCTACAGACGCGTCTGCTGGAAATGAATTTGATTCATGCCCCACAG GTTGCAGATGCCATCCTTGGAAACCAAATGTTTACGCACTATGATCGTGCTCATATCGCCCAGTTATGTGAAAAGGCAGGCTTGCTCCAGCGAGCTTTGGAACACTACACTGATCTTTATGATATTAAACGTGCTGTTGTTCATACTCATCTCTTGAATCCTGAG tggCTTGTGAATTTCTTTGGCTCTCTCTCTGTTGAAGACTCTGTAGAATGCTTGCGTGCTATGCTGTCAGCCAACATTAGGCAAAACCTACAACTCTGTGTGCAGGTTGCTTCTAAGTACCATGAGCAGCTTGGCACCCAGTCTCTTGTGGAGCTTTTTGAATCTTTCAAAAGCTATGAAG GACTATTCTATTTCTTGGGTTCCATTGTAAACTTCAGCCAGGATCCAGATGTTCACTTCAAGTATATCCAGGCAGCTTGCAAGACTGGTCAGATAAAGGAAGTAGAAAGGATCTGCCGTGAAAGCAACTGCTATAACCCAGAACGAGTGAAGAACTTTCTGAAG GAAGCAAAGCTGACAGACCAGCTTCCTCTCATCATTGTCTGTGATCGATTCGACTTTGTTCATGACTTGGTACTCTATTTATATCGCAATAGCCTGCAGAAGTATATAGAGATCTACGTACAGAAG GTGAACCCCAGCCGTATACCAGCAGTAGTTGGAGGGCTTCTTGATGTGGATTGTTCTGAAGATGTCATTAAGAACTTGATCATGGTGGTTAGAGGCCAGTTCTCAACAGATGAGCTGGTggctgaagtggaaaaaagaaatag GCTTAAGCTGCTGTTGCCGTGGCTTGAATCAAGGATTCATGAAGGCTGTGAAGAACCTGCAACACATAATGCCTTGGCCAAAATCTACATTGACAGTAATAATAATCCAGAGCGGTTCCTTCGTGAGAATCCGTACTATGACAGTCGTGTAGTTGGCAAATACTGTGAAAAGAGAGACCCTCATCTGGCCTGCGTTGCGTATGAGAGGGGCCAGTGTGATCTGGAACTCATAAAG GTATGCAATGAGAACTCACTATTTAAGAGTGAGGCTCGCTATCTAGTACGCAGAAAAGACCCTGAACTCTGGGCAAATGTTCTAGAAGAAAATAACCCGTTCAGGCGACAGCTTATTGACCAG GTTGTCCAAACAGCTTTATCAGAGACACAGGATCCAGAGGAGGTTTCTGTCACTGTGAAAGCTTTCATGACTGCAGACCTGCCGAATGAATTAATTGAGTTACTGGAAAAAATTGTCTTGGATAATTCTGTATTCAGTGAACACAG GAATCTCCAGAATCTGCTGATCCTGACTGCCATTAAGGCTGACCGCACTCGTGTAATGGAATACATTAATCGACTGGATAACTATGATGCCCCAGATATTGCAAACATTGCCATCAGTAATGAACTGTATGAAGAAGCCTTTGCTATATTCAGAAAATTTGATGTTAATACTTCAGCAGTTCAG GTGCTGATTGAGCATATTGGCAATTTAGACCGTGCTTATGAATTTGCAGAGAGATGtaatgagccagcagtatggAGCCAGCTagccagagcacagctgcagaaagactTAGTAAAAGAAGCCATTGACTCCTATATAAAGGCAGACGATCCATCTGCCTACATGGAAGTTGTACAAGCAGCTAATAGAAATG aTAACTGGGAGGACCTAGTCAAGTTCTTGCAGATGGCCAGGAAGAAGGCTAGAGAGTCTTATGTAGagacagaatttatttttgcctttgcaaAAACTAATCGTCTCTCAGAACTGGAGGAATTTATTAGCGGCCCTAATAATGCCCATATACAGCAG GTTGGTGATCGTTGTTATGAAGAGGGTATGTATGAAGCAGCAAAACTACTCTATAACAATGTATCAAACTTTGCTCGCTTGGCCTCTACCTTGGTGCACCTTGGAGAGTATCAGGCAGCGGTGGACAGTGGCCGCAAAGCCAACAGCACAAGGACTTGGAAGGAG GTATGTTTTGCCTGTGTGAATGGAAGAGAATTCCGCTTGGCACAGATATGTGGCTTGCACATAGTCATCCATGCTGATGAACTTGAAGAGCTGATTAGTTACTATCAG gATCGTGGCTACTTTGAAGAACTGATTGCCCTTCTGGAAGCTGCTTTGGGCCTAGAGCGTGCTCACATGGGAATGTTTACTGAACTTGCCATCTTATACTCCAAATTCAAGCCTCAGAAAATGAGGGAACATCTGGAGCTCTTCTGGTCCAGAGTTAATATTCCAAAG gtgctcagagctgcagaacagGCTCATCTCTGGGCAGAACTTGTATTCCTCTATGACAAATATGAGGAGTATGACAATGCAATAATTACTATGATGAATCATCCTACCGATGCCTGGAAAGAAGGACAGTTTAAAGACATAATTGCTAAG GTGGCGAATGTGGAGCTATATTACAAAGCCTTGCAGTTCTACTTAGACTACAAACCTCTGCTGATCAATGATCTTCTGCTTGTATTATCTCCACGACTGGATCACACCAGGACAGTCAATTTTTTCTCAAAG GTTAATCAGCTGCTTCTAGTAAAGCCTTATTTGCGTTCAGTGCAGAACCACAATAATAAAGGAGTTAATGAAGCTCTAAACCTCCTTTTAACAGAGGAGGAGGACTACCAG GGTTTGAGAGCTTCCATTGATGCCTATGACAACTTTGATAACATAACATTGGCTCAGCGTCTGGAAAAGCATGAGTTAATTGAATTTAGGCGAATTGCAGCATACCTGTATAAGGGTAACAACCGCTGGAAGCAGAGTGTGGAGCTATGCAAGAAAGACCATCTGTATAAG gatgCTATGCAGTATGCTGCAGAGTCCAAAGATGTAGAACTAGCAGAAAAGCTGCTTCAGTGGTTCCTGGAAGAAGGCAAGCAAGAGTGTTTTGCAGCCTGCCTTTTCACATGTTACGACTTGTTGCACCCAGATGTAGTCCTTGAGTTGGCATGGAGGCATAAAATCATGGACTTCGCAATGCCTTATTTCATCCAAGTGATGAGAGAGTACCTCACCAAA GTGGATAATCTTGATGCTTCTGAAAGCctcagaaaagaagaggaacaaGTAACTGAACCTACTCCAATAGTATTTG